In one window of Burkholderia cenocepacia DNA:
- a CDS encoding GNAT family N-acetyltransferase, with protein sequence MPVLVDLGALMAAESPRYRRYRFSAQKLAALFERLIASEDGFLMMAERDGAPIGVMAATVMEHWMSEDRIACDFGLFIDPEHRGGMLAARFVRTYRQWARERGAIDTFLGISTGVHVEQTARFYKTLGLIEASITFEVPHV encoded by the coding sequence GTGCCCGTGCTGGTCGACCTCGGCGCGCTGATGGCCGCCGAGTCGCCGCGCTACCGGCGGTATCGGTTCTCGGCGCAGAAACTGGCCGCGCTGTTCGAGCGTCTGATCGCGAGCGAGGACGGCTTCCTGATGATGGCCGAGCGCGACGGCGCGCCGATCGGAGTCATGGCCGCGACCGTCATGGAGCACTGGATGTCCGAGGATAGGATCGCGTGCGACTTCGGCCTGTTCATCGATCCGGAGCACCGCGGCGGCATGCTCGCCGCACGGTTCGTGCGCACGTATCGTCAGTGGGCGCGCGAGCGCGGCGCGATCGATACGTTCCTCGGCATTTCCACTGGCGTTCACGTCGAACAGACGGCACGCTTCTACAAAACGCTCGGCCTCATCGAGGCTTCAATCACTTTCGAGGTGCCGCATGTGTGA
- a CDS encoding lytic transglycosylase domain-containing protein, with protein MPIDPLYEDTTSAYLTGQGNVQLPPEPKPQPSTGIGSLTRAVGRGLGEAGANLGAFYANSSAAVGQLTNDPESLTFDPVALLASDQQENIRRAKSGHLFESPVGGTFYDLAATFRPNPTTTTQTDQIVQGAVSGIGQIVGSAPIFGPAAPYLGAASIGMARAEQLQREGVDVGTRTLVGGAEATVAALGARLPVAGTTLGRTATLVAVGGPGMAVAQAVAEKSILRNAGYDHLADQIDPLDPTNLAASLALSSVFGAAHVGGMAMTARAARAADPATPLPTLDVAVRKQLPYDSPILSSYITTAAQREGVPPDLMLALIHAGEKSNSGQVSPKGAAGVAQMMPENLKKFGVTDPTDPVQSIDGMARYLKATQEQYGGNVQAMIADYNGGPRQAAAVLRGERPPAAETAAYIDRVNDYLTNRVGDDLRFNPSPQEVDAALMARGQRIVDDAYVFGTPDDVNGMAAHQDAFELAARQMDDGSYPDVSRYFTPDDVTRANALEGLIADAESYRGDLASTASNLADPGAVAQARAELDQLRANAPDTSPDGVKELTRQLQAQGTKYRAAAAEAQRRIDAAQADHEAQVARLEGMIRQNAEAQRASDQLPTLDSQIEQMRTARAGIDVPATRRTQIADFVASIARAQREADRAPAVRRAEAAQRNADLTAAAVEQTPDVTSGAAAARAPSSADILAAAVRDLTGAGEPAARPTSAVESNLREAAAATPDAQVEFDATAGEFRGSLRDALDTIDAEHAATMADARLMEVAANCFITTLG; from the coding sequence ATGCCAATCGATCCCCTCTACGAAGACACGACGAGCGCCTACCTGACCGGGCAGGGCAATGTTCAGCTGCCGCCCGAGCCGAAGCCGCAACCGTCTACCGGCATCGGATCGCTAACACGCGCAGTAGGGCGCGGGCTTGGCGAAGCCGGCGCGAATCTCGGAGCGTTCTATGCGAATTCGAGCGCGGCCGTTGGTCAGCTCACGAACGATCCTGAATCCCTGACGTTTGACCCTGTCGCACTTCTTGCTTCGGACCAGCAGGAAAATATCAGGCGGGCAAAGTCTGGGCATCTTTTCGAATCACCCGTTGGTGGAACGTTCTACGATCTTGCTGCGACTTTCCGGCCCAACCCGACCACGACAACTCAGACAGATCAGATCGTGCAAGGGGCGGTGAGCGGTATTGGTCAGATAGTCGGCAGTGCCCCTATCTTCGGTCCCGCGGCGCCGTACCTTGGCGCAGCCTCGATCGGTATGGCGCGTGCCGAGCAATTGCAACGAGAAGGGGTTGACGTCGGGACGCGAACCCTCGTTGGTGGTGCCGAGGCAACCGTAGCGGCCCTCGGGGCGAGATTGCCCGTCGCAGGTACAACGCTCGGCCGCACAGCGACACTCGTCGCGGTTGGCGGTCCCGGTATGGCAGTAGCGCAGGCAGTCGCCGAGAAGTCGATATTGAGAAATGCAGGCTATGACCACCTCGCCGATCAGATTGACCCGCTCGACCCGACGAATCTAGCCGCGTCGCTCGCGCTCTCCAGCGTCTTCGGTGCAGCGCATGTCGGCGGCATGGCGATGACCGCGCGCGCCGCGCGCGCCGCCGATCCGGCTACGCCGTTGCCGACGCTCGACGTCGCCGTGCGCAAGCAACTGCCGTACGACTCGCCGATCCTTTCCTCGTACATCACGACGGCCGCGCAGCGCGAAGGCGTGCCGCCGGACCTGATGCTGGCGCTGATCCACGCGGGCGAGAAATCGAACAGCGGGCAGGTCTCGCCGAAGGGCGCGGCGGGCGTCGCGCAGATGATGCCGGAGAACCTGAAGAAGTTCGGCGTGACCGATCCGACCGACCCGGTACAGTCGATCGACGGCATGGCACGCTACCTGAAGGCCACGCAGGAGCAGTACGGCGGCAACGTGCAGGCGATGATCGCCGACTATAACGGCGGCCCGCGCCAGGCTGCCGCGGTGCTCCGCGGCGAGCGGCCGCCGGCTGCGGAGACTGCTGCTTACATCGACCGCGTGAACGACTACCTGACGAACCGCGTCGGCGACGATCTGCGCTTCAACCCATCCCCGCAGGAAGTCGACGCCGCGCTGATGGCGCGCGGACAGCGCATCGTCGACGACGCGTACGTGTTCGGCACGCCGGACGACGTGAACGGCATGGCCGCGCATCAGGACGCGTTCGAGCTTGCCGCGCGCCAGATGGACGACGGCAGCTATCCGGACGTCTCGCGATACTTCACGCCGGACGACGTGACGCGCGCGAACGCGCTCGAAGGGCTGATCGCCGACGCCGAGTCGTACCGCGGCGACCTTGCGTCGACGGCCTCGAACCTGGCCGATCCGGGCGCCGTCGCGCAGGCGCGCGCGGAACTCGACCAGCTGCGCGCGAACGCACCGGACACGTCACCCGACGGCGTCAAGGAACTGACGCGCCAACTGCAGGCCCAGGGCACGAAGTACAGGGCCGCGGCGGCCGAGGCGCAGCGCCGTATCGACGCCGCGCAGGCCGACCACGAGGCGCAGGTCGCGCGGCTGGAGGGCATGATTCGGCAGAACGCCGAGGCGCAGCGCGCGAGCGATCAACTGCCGACGCTCGACTCGCAGATCGAGCAGATGCGCACCGCGCGCGCTGGCATCGACGTACCGGCCACGCGCCGCACGCAGATCGCCGATTTCGTCGCCAGCATCGCCCGTGCGCAGCGCGAGGCAGACCGCGCACCGGCCGTGCGCCGCGCCGAGGCGGCGCAGCGTAACGCCGATTTGACCGCGGCGGCCGTCGAGCAGACGCCCGATGTCACAAGCGGAGCGGCCGCCGCGCGCGCGCCGTCGAGCGCCGACATTCTGGCCGCTGCGGTGCGCGACCTGACCGGCGCGGGCGAGCCCGCCGCGCGGCCGACGTCCGCCGTCGAGTCGAACCTGCGCGAGGCTGCGGCGGCGACGCCCGACGCACAGGTCGAATTCGACGCCACGGCAGGAGAATTCCGCGGCTCGCTGCGCGACGCGCTCGATACGATCGACGCCGAGCACGCTGCGACGATGGCTGACGCCCGTCTGATGGAAGTCGCGGCGAACTGCTTTATCACCACTCTGGGGTAA
- the terL gene encoding phage terminase large subunit, with protein sequence MENRKVGFLAFFLMWAKQQGWKVPLLHVRVCHWLETCDDPVRVLQVFRGAAKSTIYAVFKAWCLYCDPNLRSLIWSADGPLSKKLTRDVINVLRRHPLCAGILPTKPGAQMFWVNGANDPRNASMTAVGVDQNVTSARADSIDYDDVEVPKNIRTPEARENLRLKIQEATFILVPGGQETYIGTPHTHDSIYPELIAAGAASLKIPLFEAGVRYEDTSSETRYRFDFTPGDDGLYVMAGIFKHARLLREGVDYRVEGREVVFSRPPGTVIDIYAHCAWPDRFTRDDIEKRRKKCRTLNYWDSQYQLEAKPLTEVRLDPEKLRPYNVHPIVERANREMRMMLGGTRIVSARAYWDCATGKVGSDDSAFSLVLDDAAGNYYWHVAQAMLGEFAEFSSGENSKITGGQVMQVCDLVERFAIPLIYVETNGVGSFVPQLLRKALRQRKLVCGVKDIAATVNKNEKILAGIEPPLKSGVLWAHVDVLDSPVWDQMQSFNPLVKRQPDDFIDSGASAILESPVRIGRIVGNPTAAEGHDWRPSVGVHEVTLEV encoded by the coding sequence ATGGAAAATCGTAAGGTCGGGTTCCTCGCCTTCTTCCTGATGTGGGCGAAGCAGCAGGGTTGGAAGGTGCCGCTGCTGCACGTCCGGGTCTGTCATTGGCTGGAGACCTGCGACGACCCCGTGCGCGTGCTGCAGGTGTTCCGCGGCGCGGCGAAGTCGACGATCTACGCAGTGTTCAAGGCGTGGTGCCTGTATTGCGATCCGAATCTGCGCTCGCTGATCTGGTCCGCCGACGGCCCGCTGTCGAAGAAGCTCACCCGGGACGTCATCAACGTGCTGCGCCGGCACCCGCTGTGCGCGGGCATCCTGCCGACGAAGCCCGGTGCGCAAATGTTCTGGGTGAACGGCGCGAACGACCCGCGTAACGCCAGCATGACGGCCGTTGGCGTCGACCAGAACGTGACGTCCGCCCGCGCCGACAGCATCGATTACGACGACGTCGAGGTGCCGAAGAACATCCGCACGCCCGAGGCGCGCGAGAACCTGCGCCTGAAGATCCAAGAGGCGACCTTCATCCTCGTGCCCGGCGGCCAGGAAACGTACATCGGCACGCCGCACACGCACGATTCGATCTATCCCGAGCTGATCGCGGCCGGCGCGGCGTCGCTGAAGATTCCGCTGTTCGAGGCCGGCGTGCGGTACGAGGATACGTCATCGGAGACGCGCTACCGGTTCGACTTCACGCCCGGCGACGACGGCCTGTACGTGATGGCCGGCATCTTCAAGCACGCGCGGCTGCTGCGCGAGGGCGTCGATTATCGCGTCGAGGGGCGTGAGGTCGTATTCTCTCGGCCGCCGGGCACGGTGATCGACATCTACGCGCACTGCGCATGGCCCGATCGCTTCACGCGCGACGACATCGAGAAGCGCCGCAAGAAGTGCCGTACGCTGAACTACTGGGATTCGCAGTATCAGCTTGAAGCGAAGCCGCTCACCGAGGTCCGGCTCGATCCCGAAAAGCTTCGGCCGTACAACGTGCACCCGATCGTCGAGCGGGCGAACCGCGAAATGCGCATGATGCTCGGTGGCACGCGCATCGTCAGCGCGCGCGCGTACTGGGATTGCGCGACGGGCAAGGTCGGCAGCGACGACTCGGCGTTTTCTCTGGTGCTCGACGATGCGGCCGGCAACTATTACTGGCACGTCGCACAGGCGATGCTCGGCGAGTTCGCTGAATTTTCGAGCGGCGAGAATTCGAAGATCACGGGCGGCCAGGTCATGCAGGTGTGCGATCTGGTCGAGCGCTTCGCAATCCCGCTGATCTACGTCGAAACGAACGGCGTCGGCTCGTTCGTGCCACAGCTGCTGCGCAAGGCCCTTCGCCAGCGCAAGCTCGTGTGCGGCGTGAAGGACATTGCGGCGACCGTCAACAAGAACGAGAAGATCCTCGCGGGCATCGAGCCGCCGCTTAAATCGGGTGTTCTGTGGGCGCACGTCGATGTGCTCGATAGCCCGGTGTGGGACCAGATGCAGTCCTTCAACCCGTTAGTGAAGCGGCAGCCTGACGATTTCATCGACTCGGGCGCTTCGGCGATCCTCGAAAGCCCCGTGCGCATTGGCCGGATAGTCGGGAATCCGACAGCCGCAGAGGGGCACGATTGGCGTCCATCGGTGGGCGTCCATGAGGTGACGCTCGAAGTGTAG
- a CDS encoding holin yields MAEPTTSLAAAAGALLVKIVPGAVGSLIALRFIGDGLTGRQKAVSFLSGAAIAYYGGPAAVSWFAITDSGAQQAIGFLVGLFGLAVTKELFKEINNADFIGALKRRIFGGP; encoded by the coding sequence ATGGCTGAACCGACAACCAGCCTCGCGGCCGCGGCCGGCGCGCTGCTCGTGAAGATCGTTCCGGGCGCCGTCGGCTCGCTGATCGCTCTCCGCTTCATCGGCGACGGCCTGACCGGGCGGCAGAAAGCCGTGTCGTTCCTGTCTGGCGCCGCGATCGCGTACTACGGCGGCCCGGCTGCCGTGTCGTGGTTCGCGATCACGGACAGCGGCGCGCAGCAGGCTATCGGCTTTCTCGTCGGGCTGTTCGGCCTGGCGGTCACGAAAGAGCTTTTCAAAGAAATCAACAACGCAGACTTCATCGGGGCCCTGAAACGACGCATCTTCGGAGGTCCGTGA
- a CDS encoding holin: MVTIFVLANLIVLAFCIWIAVTDAIATGWWGTVGFSIVGISAAVNVLKPIRMLPVIDLPETMMTVGTAIVCLWVMGRKAYWWTKEHKHGTH, translated from the coding sequence ATGGTCACGATTTTCGTTCTCGCAAACCTCATCGTCCTTGCTTTCTGCATCTGGATCGCCGTCACCGACGCAATCGCGACAGGCTGGTGGGGCACGGTCGGCTTCTCGATCGTCGGCATCTCGGCCGCCGTCAACGTGCTGAAGCCGATCCGCATGCTGCCGGTGATCGACCTGCCCGAGACCATGATGACGGTCGGCACGGCGATCGTGTGCCTGTGGGTGATGGGGCGCAAGGCGTACTGGTGGACGAAGGAGCACAAGCATGGCACGCATTGA
- a CDS encoding glycoside hydrolase family protein — MARIDATAAGGQNRVAFLDTIAVSEIGAALLAKSDDGYNVLVGSTPARPLLFSSYAAHPNVLNRQIPVPSTAAGRYQILFRWWRIYQAQMKLPDFGPVSQDRYALQQLREHGALALIDAGRFREAVAKVSNVWASLPGAGYGQHENDIERLLVEYRSAGGEVAA, encoded by the coding sequence ATGGCACGCATTGACGCTACCGCGGCCGGCGGCCAGAACCGCGTAGCCTTCCTCGACACGATCGCGGTGAGCGAGATCGGCGCCGCGCTGCTCGCGAAGTCCGATGACGGTTACAACGTGCTCGTCGGCTCGACGCCGGCGCGGCCGCTGCTTTTCTCCAGCTACGCGGCACACCCGAACGTGCTGAATCGACAGATCCCGGTCCCGTCGACAGCGGCCGGCCGCTACCAGATCCTGTTTCGGTGGTGGCGGATCTACCAGGCACAGATGAAACTGCCAGACTTCGGCCCAGTCTCGCAGGATCGATATGCGCTGCAGCAGCTGCGCGAGCATGGCGCGCTGGCGCTGATCGATGCCGGCCGCTTCCGCGAGGCCGTCGCGAAGGTGTCGAACGTGTGGGCCAGCCTGCCGGGCGCCGGCTACGGGCAGCACGAGAACGACATCGAGCGGCTGCTCGTTGAGTACCGGTCGGCGGGCGGGGAGGTCGCAGCATGA
- a CDS encoding DUF2514 family protein, protein MTILDPRLWLAFIVALAITAGGCYFKGHADGVRATTVAAQKAQLAAVTAARAEEQRRTAAQSEIANDANKQRTAALGDAFAARAAAGSLQQRVDQLVAAARHPAAAAGSPAAGDALDLLADVLGRADQRAGELAEYADQARIAGQQCERDYDALTAVK, encoded by the coding sequence ATGACGATCCTCGACCCGCGCCTCTGGCTTGCCTTCATCGTCGCGCTCGCGATCACGGCGGGCGGCTGCTACTTCAAGGGGCATGCCGACGGCGTGCGCGCAACGACCGTCGCGGCGCAGAAGGCGCAGCTCGCGGCCGTGACCGCTGCGCGTGCCGAAGAACAACGCCGCACTGCGGCCCAATCGGAGATTGCCAACGATGCGAACAAACAACGTACGGCCGCGCTCGGGGATGCTTTTGCTGCTCGTGCTGCCGCTGGCAGCTTGCAACAGCGCGTCGATCAGCTCGTCGCCGCCGCCCGTCATCCCGCCGCTGCCGCCGGAAGCCCGGCAGCCGGCGACGCCCTCGATCTGCTTGCCGACGTGCTCGGCCGCGCTGACCAGCGCGCGGGCGAACTGGCAGAGTATGCTGACCAGGCCCGCATCGCCGGCCAGCAGTGCGAGCGCGACTACGACGCGCTGACGGCCGTAAAATAG
- a CDS encoding flavin reductase family protein, translating to MTDSTHHYYEPSQGHGLPHDPLNAIIGPRPIGWISSRGSDGTLNLAPYSFFNAFNYRPPIIGFSSTAAKDSLRNVQETGEFVWNLATRDLAERMNQTCAAVPYDVNEFELGGLTAVSSRLVDVPRVAESGVNFECKVTDVIRLRDHHGVETPATLVLGEVIAVHIRHDLLKDGIFDTFGAGIILRAGGPSAYVHVTPDSRFDLFRPDA from the coding sequence ATGACCGACTCGACCCATCACTATTACGAACCGTCGCAAGGCCACGGCCTGCCGCACGACCCGTTGAACGCGATCATCGGCCCGCGCCCGATCGGCTGGATTTCATCCCGCGGCAGCGACGGCACGCTGAACCTCGCGCCGTACAGCTTCTTCAACGCGTTCAACTATCGCCCGCCGATCATCGGCTTTTCGAGCACCGCCGCGAAGGACAGCCTGCGCAACGTGCAGGAAACCGGCGAGTTCGTGTGGAACCTCGCGACGCGCGATCTCGCCGAGCGGATGAACCAGACCTGCGCCGCCGTGCCGTACGACGTGAACGAATTCGAACTCGGCGGCTTGACCGCCGTGTCGTCGCGCCTCGTCGACGTGCCGCGCGTCGCGGAAAGCGGTGTGAACTTCGAATGCAAGGTAACCGACGTGATCCGGCTGCGCGATCATCACGGCGTCGAGACGCCGGCCACGCTGGTGCTGGGCGAGGTCATCGCGGTCCATATCCGCCATGACCTGCTGAAGGACGGCATTTTCGACACGTTCGGCGCGGGCATCATTCTTCGTGCGGGCGGCCCGTCGGCCTATGTGCACGTGACGCCCGACAGCCGCTTCGACCTGTTCCGTCCCGACGCGTGA
- a CDS encoding 3-methyl-2-oxobutanoate dehydrogenase (2-methylpropanoyl-transferring) subunit alpha has translation MSLSEPLRLHVPEPTGRPGCKTDFSYLHLSPAGAVRRPPIDVAAADTADLARSLVRVLDDNGKAVGPWAPDLDDARLIAGLRAMLKTRIFDARMMIAQRQKKISFYMLSLGEEAIGTAHAMALRDGDMCFPTYRQQSILIARDVPLERMICQLMSNEGDPLKGRQLPVMYSDREAGFFSISGNLATQFIQAVGWAMASAIKGDTKIASAWIGDGATAEADFHTALTFAHVYRAPVVLNVVNNQWAISTFQAIAGGEGTTFAGRGVGCGIASLRVDGNDFLAIYAASSWAAERARRNLGPTLIEWVTYRAGAHSTSDDPTKYRPSDDWSHFPLGDPIERFKRHLIVKGIWSDSAHDALTAELETEVIAAQKEAEKYGTLADDRIPSPASMFDDVYKELPAHLRRQRQELGA, from the coding sequence ATGAGCCTGTCAGAGCCATTGCGTCTGCATGTGCCGGAGCCCACCGGGCGCCCGGGCTGCAAGACGGACTTTTCCTATCTGCATCTATCGCCGGCCGGCGCCGTGCGCCGCCCACCGATCGACGTTGCCGCGGCGGACACCGCCGATCTCGCCCGCAGCCTCGTGCGCGTGCTCGACGACAACGGCAAGGCCGTCGGCCCGTGGGCCCCCGATCTCGACGATGCGCGGCTGATCGCCGGGCTGCGCGCGATGCTCAAGACCCGCATTTTCGACGCGCGCATGATGATCGCGCAGCGTCAGAAGAAAATCTCCTTCTACATGTTGAGCCTCGGCGAAGAGGCGATCGGCACCGCGCACGCGATGGCGCTGCGCGACGGCGACATGTGCTTTCCGACCTACCGGCAGCAGAGCATCCTGATCGCGCGCGACGTGCCGCTCGAGCGGATGATCTGCCAGCTGATGTCGAACGAAGGCGATCCGCTGAAGGGCCGCCAACTCCCGGTGATGTACTCGGACCGCGAAGCCGGCTTCTTCTCGATTTCCGGCAACCTCGCGACGCAGTTCATCCAGGCGGTCGGCTGGGCGATGGCGTCGGCGATCAAGGGCGACACGAAGATCGCATCCGCATGGATCGGCGACGGCGCGACGGCCGAAGCCGATTTCCACACCGCGCTGACGTTCGCGCACGTGTACCGCGCACCGGTCGTGCTGAACGTGGTCAACAACCAGTGGGCGATCTCGACGTTCCAGGCGATCGCGGGCGGCGAGGGCACGACCTTCGCCGGGCGCGGCGTCGGTTGCGGGATCGCGTCGCTGCGCGTCGACGGCAACGATTTCCTCGCGATCTACGCGGCGTCGAGCTGGGCGGCCGAGCGTGCGCGCCGCAATCTCGGCCCGACGCTGATCGAGTGGGTGACCTACCGCGCGGGTGCGCATTCGACGTCGGACGATCCGACCAAGTACCGGCCGAGCGACGACTGGTCCCACTTCCCGCTGGGCGACCCGATCGAGCGCTTCAAGCGCCACCTGATCGTGAAGGGCATCTGGTCGGACAGCGCGCACGACGCATTGACGGCCGAGCTCGAGACCGAGGTGATCGCCGCGCAGAAGGAAGCGGAGAAGTACGGGACGCTGGCCGACGACCGGATTCCGTCGCCGGCCTCGATGTTCGACGACGTGTACAAGGAGCTGCCCGCGCACCTGCGCCGTCAGCGCCAGGAACTGGGAGCGTGA
- a CDS encoding alpha-ketoacid dehydrogenase subunit beta encodes MAQHETETATQPMTMIQALRSAMDVMLGRDSDVVVFGQDVGYFGGVFRCTEGLQNKYGKSRVFDAPISEGGIVGAAVGMGAYGLRPVCEIQFADYFYPASDQIVSEGARLRYRSAGQFTAPMTIRMPCGGGIYGGQTHSQSPEAMFTQVCGLRTVMPSNPYDAKGLLIASIENDDPVIFLEPKRLYNGPFDGHHERPVTSWLKHPASAVPEGYYTVPLDTAAVVRPGNDVTVLTYGTTVHVSLAAAEETGIDAEVIDLRTLWPLDLDTIVASVRKTGRCVVVHEATRTCGYGAELVSLVQEHCFYHLEAPVERTTGWDTPYPHAQEWAYFPGPTRVGEALRRVMEA; translated from the coding sequence ATGGCGCAACACGAGACAGAGACGGCGACGCAGCCGATGACGATGATCCAGGCGTTGCGCTCCGCGATGGACGTGATGCTCGGGCGCGACAGCGACGTAGTCGTGTTCGGGCAGGACGTCGGCTATTTCGGCGGCGTGTTCCGCTGTACCGAAGGACTGCAGAACAAGTACGGCAAGTCGCGCGTGTTCGATGCGCCGATCTCGGAAGGCGGGATCGTCGGTGCGGCGGTCGGGATGGGCGCCTACGGGTTGCGGCCCGTGTGCGAGATCCAGTTCGCCGACTATTTCTATCCGGCATCCGACCAGATCGTGTCGGAAGGCGCGCGGCTGCGCTACCGCTCGGCCGGCCAGTTCACCGCGCCGATGACGATCCGGATGCCGTGCGGCGGCGGCATCTACGGCGGGCAGACGCACAGCCAGAGCCCGGAGGCGATGTTCACGCAGGTGTGCGGGCTGCGCACGGTGATGCCGTCGAATCCGTACGACGCGAAAGGGCTCCTGATCGCGTCGATCGAGAACGACGATCCGGTGATCTTCCTCGAACCGAAACGGCTGTACAACGGGCCGTTCGACGGCCATCACGAACGACCCGTCACGTCGTGGCTCAAGCATCCGGCGAGCGCGGTGCCGGAAGGCTACTACACGGTGCCGCTCGATACGGCCGCCGTCGTGCGGCCCGGCAACGACGTGACGGTGCTCACATATGGCACGACGGTGCACGTGTCGCTGGCCGCCGCCGAGGAGACGGGCATCGACGCGGAAGTGATCGACCTGCGCACGCTGTGGCCGCTCGATCTCGACACGATCGTCGCGTCGGTGCGCAAGACCGGGCGCTGCGTCGTGGTGCACGAGGCGACGCGCACCTGCGGCTATGGCGCGGAGCTCGTGTCGCTGGTGCAGGAACACTGCTTCTACCACCTCGAAGCGCCGGTCGAGCGCACGACGGGTTGGGACACCCCGTATCCGCATGCGCAGGAATGGGCGTACTTTCCGGGGCCGACCCGGGTCGGTGAAGCGTTGCGACGCGTGATGGAGGCGTGA
- a CDS encoding dihydrolipoamide acetyltransferase family protein gives MGIHVIKMPDIGEGIAEVELVAWHVEVGQTIKEDQPLADVMTDKAAVEIPSPVTGKVIELGGRIGEMMAVGSELIRLEVEGDGNLKAAAPVQETKVATAPVEAAAPSKPAADTSVEPPAQPAAPRAPAKPRREEPAAPPRAALAPGERPLASPAVRQRAWDMGIELRYVRGTGEAGRILHADLDAYARTGGSTSHASQPRGYDERHDETEVPVIGLRRAIARKMQEAKRRIPHFSYVEEIDVTELESLRTELNRRHGDTRGKLTPLPLLIRAMVIALRDFPQINARFDDEAGVVTRYGAVHMGVATQTDGGLTVPVLRHAEARDVWSISAEIARLADAVRANRAQRDELSGSTITISSLGALGGIVSTPVINHPEVGIVGVNRIVERPMIRDGAVVARKMMNLSSSFDHRVVDGADAAEFIQAVRAVLERPALLFVE, from the coding sequence ATGGGGATTCATGTCATCAAGATGCCGGATATCGGCGAAGGGATCGCCGAGGTCGAGCTGGTGGCCTGGCATGTGGAAGTCGGGCAGACGATCAAGGAAGACCAGCCGCTCGCCGACGTGATGACCGACAAGGCGGCGGTCGAGATTCCGTCGCCGGTGACGGGCAAGGTGATCGAGCTGGGCGGCCGGATCGGCGAGATGATGGCGGTGGGCAGCGAGCTGATTCGGCTGGAAGTCGAAGGCGACGGCAACCTGAAGGCCGCGGCACCGGTGCAGGAAACGAAGGTAGCAACCGCACCGGTCGAGGCGGCGGCGCCGTCGAAGCCGGCGGCCGACACATCGGTCGAGCCGCCAGCGCAGCCCGCGGCGCCCCGGGCACCGGCGAAACCGCGTCGCGAGGAACCGGCCGCGCCGCCGCGCGCGGCGCTCGCGCCGGGCGAGCGGCCGCTCGCGTCGCCTGCCGTGCGTCAGCGCGCGTGGGACATGGGTATCGAGTTGCGCTATGTGCGCGGCACCGGCGAAGCAGGGAGGATCTTGCATGCGGATCTCGATGCGTATGCGCGGACCGGCGGCAGCACGTCGCACGCATCGCAGCCGCGCGGCTACGACGAGCGCCACGACGAAACCGAGGTGCCGGTGATCGGCCTGCGGCGCGCGATCGCGCGCAAGATGCAGGAAGCGAAGCGCCGCATCCCGCACTTCAGCTACGTCGAGGAAATCGACGTCACCGAGCTCGAATCGTTGCGCACGGAACTGAACCGCCGTCACGGCGACACGCGCGGCAAGCTCACGCCGCTGCCGCTGCTGATCCGCGCGATGGTGATCGCGCTGCGCGACTTCCCGCAGATCAACGCGCGTTTCGACGACGAAGCGGGCGTCGTCACGCGTTACGGCGCGGTGCACATGGGCGTCGCGACGCAGACGGACGGCGGCCTCACGGTGCCCGTGCTGCGTCATGCGGAAGCGCGCGACGTGTGGTCGATCTCGGCGGAAATCGCGCGGCTCGCCGATGCGGTGCGTGCGAACCGCGCGCAGCGCGACGAGCTGAGCGGCTCGACGATCACGATCTCGAGCCTCGGCGCCCTCGGCGGCATCGTGTCGACGCCGGTGATCAATCATCCGGAGGTCGGCATCGTCGGCGTGAACCGGATCGTCGAGCGGCCGATGATCCGCGACGGCGCGGTCGTCGCGCGCAAGATGATGAACCTGTCGTCGTCGTTCGACCATCGCGTCGTCGACGGCGCGGACGCGGCCGAATTCATCCAGGCCGTGCGCGCTGTGCTCGAACGCCCGGCACTGCTGTTCGTGGAGTGA